A segment of the Haladaptatus sp. R4 genome:
GTTCGACGCGCTCAAACCGTTCGTGACGTTTCAGGCGCTCGGCCGGGACGGATTGGCGACCCTCATTGACGGCACCATCGACCTCGCCGACGACGTCGCGTCCCTGTTGGCGGACGATGACGCGTTTGAACTGCTCGCGGAACCGACGCTCAACGCCGTCGTCTTCCGGTATCGGCCGACCGAGAACCTCTCGGACGAACGGGTGGGCTGGCTGAACGAAGCGATACGCGAGTCGTTGCTCCGGGAGGGAACGGCCGTCGTGGCGCGGACGACGGTGGACGGCGTTCCCGCGCTGAAGTTCACGCTCCTCAACCCACGGACGACGCTCGATGACGCGGCCGAGGTGCTCGACACGATTTCCAAGCGCGGCGATTCGCTGTGTGCCGTCTCGCCGGAGGTGAACCGATGAGTCACCTATCGGAAGTGGACGAGCGGACGGCCGCCGACGCGTCGGCGGTCGCCGGATCAGCGACGACGCACGCCTTCCTCAACTCGTATCTGCGGGAGACGGGGGCGGGGGAACTCGTCGATTCGACCGCACCCGCCGGGCAGGCGATTCGGTTCGAGTTGCCGACCGTCGGCGTCGAAATCGTCGCGCCGCTGTCGTACCGCTCCCCGACCGGTCGCCACCTGTTCGACCTCCCGGCGCGGTTCCGAGCGGGGGACGATAACGACTGGACGGACCTCGACTACGCCACGCTGGCGTCGCTCGTCGTCAAGGAACTGTCGTTGGAGCGGTCGGGCGACAACGTCGCCGACGAACTGCTCTCCCGCGTGCTGTCGAGCAAACGTGCGACCGAGCGGTTCTCGACGCGCGCGCGACGACTCGGAGCGACTGTACGGCACCGACTTCGAGTTCACGGATGCGGAACAGTCGCTCGTCTTCGGCCACCTCCTGCACCCGACGCCGAAGAGTCGGGAGGGTATCGCACACCGCGACGCGCCGACGTACGCTCCGGAACTGCGCGGGTCCTTCCCGCTCCACTACTTCCGAGTCTCCCCCGAACTCGTCGCGCACGATTCGGCGCGGGACGAATCTGCGGTCGAGTGGGTGAAGGAGGAACTCCGCGAGGATTCGTCGGTTCCCGAGTCGTTCGTGTCCGAACACGTCGAGGGCGACGACGCGCTGATTCCGGTCCACCCGTGGCAGGCCGAGCATCTGCTTCGGAAGCCGTTCGTGGAGTCGCTCGTGGAAAACGGCTCCCTCGAACATCTCGGTGCGGTGGGTCGGGAGTACTTCCCGACGTCGTCGGTTCGAACGCTGTACAGCCCGGAATCGTCGTTCATGGTGAAGGGGTCGCTCGCCGTCACCATCACCAACTCCGAGCGGACGAACAAGCGGCCGGAACTGGAACGCGGCGTCGCCATCACCGAACTGATGGACACGGAACTCGGCGACGAACTGCGCTCGCGGTTCCCGGGGTTCGACGTGGTTCGCGACCCGGCGTATCTGACCGTCGAAGCGGGACCTGAGCCCGAATCCGGGTTCGAAGTCGTCCTCCGCGAGAACCCGTTCCGCGGCGAAGATGCGAAGAGCGCGACGCCCATCGTCGGCCTCTGTCAGGATTCGATCGGTGGAAACTCGCGGCTCGGGAACATCGTGTTGGAAATCGCGGCGCGGGAGGGTCGAAGCACCGCCGAGGTCAGCGAGGAGTGGTTCCGTCGGTATCTCGAAATCTCGGTTCGTCCGGTGCTGTGGCTCTACCTGACCCACGGCATCGGGCTGGAGGCCCACCAGCAGAACAGCGTGCTGACGCTCGCGGAGGGGTATCCGGACACGTTCCGCTACCGTGACAATCAGGGCTACTACTTCGCGGAATCGACCCAAAGCGACGTCGAGGAGTATCTCCCCGGCGTCGCCGAGCGTGCCGACACGCTCGTTTCCGACGCGCTGGCGGACGAGCGAATCCGCTACTACGTGATGCTGAACAACACGTTCGGCGTCATCAACGCCTTCGGCTGTGCCGGACTCGCCGACGAGCGCGACCTGCTTGCTATCCTCCGCGAGGAACTGGAATCGCTCGCGGAGTTCGAGCGCGAGGAGTCCTCGTTGGTGACGAGCCTGCTCACCGAGCGCCGACTGCCGTGCAAGGCGAACCTCCTGACACGGTTCCGCGGCATGGACGAACTGACCGGGACGCTCGAAAACCAGTCCGTCTACTCCGAGGTCCCGAACCCGCTCGTGACGGAACTGGAGGGACCACGATGACCGGGGCCGCCGGGCTCGTAGCGTCGAACTACGACTACCAGACGTACGACGACGACGCGGAAGCGACCGTTTCGTTCCGACAGGCCGAGATGGAGCGCGACCTGGGTCGACTCCACCGCTGGCTGAACGAACCGCACGTCCTGCCGTACTGGCAGTGGAACGACCCGCTTCCCGAATTCCGCCGGAAACTGGCCGACAAGTTGGCCGACGACCACCAGACACTCTACGTCGGCCACCTCGACCACGTGCCGATGAGCTACTGGGAATCGTACTGGGCCGCGGACGACGACCTCGCCGCACACTACGACGCCCGTCCCGCCGACCAAGGCATCCATCTGCTCATCGGCGTGCCGGAGTTCCTGGGCCACGGCTACGCGAAGCCCCTCCTTCGGGCGATGACGGCGTTCCAGTTCCGCCACGACGAGACCGACCGGGTCGTGACGGAACCGGACGTTCGCAACGACAAGGTCATCAGCGTCTTCGAGGCGTGCGGGTTCGAACCCCGGCGCGAGTTGTCCTTGGAGGAGAAGGATGGCCTGCTCATGGTCTGTGAGCGCGACCGGTTCGAGTCGGAGGTATTGGGTCGATGACCGATTCCTACGACGTGGTCGGCGTCGCCCTCGGCCCGTTCAACCTCGGGTTGGCGGCGCTGTTGGACGACACCGACTGCGACGCGCTGTTCCTCGAACAGAAGCCCGAGTTCGAGTGGCACGGCGGCATGCTCATCGAGGACGCGACCCTCGAAGTGCCGTTCCTCGCCGACCTCGTGACGCTCGCCGACCCGACCAGCGAGTACAGCTACCTGAACTACCTCCGGGAGACGGACCGTCTCTACGAGTTCTACTTCTACGAGACGTTTCAGGTTCCGCGGCGGGAGTACGACGACTACTGCAAGTGGGTCGCCGACGCGCTCGAAAGCACGGCGTTCAGCCGCCGCGTGACGGACGTTCGCTACGACGATGCCGACGAGGTGTTCCACGTCACCGCACGCGACCCGAAAAGCGGCGAGACGGTCGAATGCGAGGCCGACGACGTCGTGGTCGGCGTCGGCAGCGTCCCGCACGTTCCGGAGGAATTACAGGGACATCCGGAGTCGGACGTGTTCCACACCGCGAGTTATCTGGACCGGCGGGAGCGTTGTCTCGACGCCGAAGCCATCACCGTCGTCGGGTCGGGCCAGAGCGCCGCCGAGGTGTTCCTCGACCTGCTGAAACGCCAACCGGAGGCGGGCTACCGGCTCGATTGGTTCACGCGTTCGGACGGCTTCTTCCCGATGGAGTACTCGAAGCTCGGGCTTCAACACTTCACGCCCGAGTACACCGAGTACTTCTACGACCTCCCACAGGAGCGAAAGGACTCGATCCTGCCCGAACAGGACCTGCTGTACAAGGGAATCGACCCCGAGACGAGCGAGGAAATCTACGACCTGCTGTACGAGCGCTCCATCGGCGATTCGGACCCGGACGTGGGCATGCTCGCGATGACCGAGGTGGAAAATATCGAGGAGGCTGGCGACGGCTACCTCCTGACCTGCGAGCAGCGACAGACGGGCGAACGGTTCGCTCACGGGAGCGACGTGGTCGTCCTCGGAACCGGCTATCATCGCCCGCAATCTCCCTTCCTCGCCGGAATCGAGGACCGCATCGCCCGCGACGCGAAGGGTCGCCTTCGCGTCGCCGAGAACTACGAGATAGAGTTCGACGGTGCCGGACGGCTGTTCGTTCAGAACCCCGGACTCCACAGCCACGGCGTCGGCTCACCCGACCTCGGACTGTGCTGTCAGCGAAACGCCGTCATCATCGAATCCCTCCTCGGCGAGGAACGGTATCCGACCGACGAGGACACCGTCTTTCAGGACTTCTCCGTCGAGCGATTTTGTGAAAAATCGCCCGACAGCGAACGATTGCGCGACGGTAAGGAATTGGGCGACGATGAGCGGTCGAACGACGGCGACCGCTCGGCCGACGAACGAGCCTCTGACGAGCGGACGGCGACCACACGGGAGGACTGACCATATGCAACGGACACCAATTCACGACGTGGACGGGACGAACGGAGTCGAAAACGAACGATTCGAGGACGCGGACGAGGCGAACGGAATCGAGTACGAACAACTTGAGGACGCGCTCTCCCCCGAAATTTGGGAGACCGTGGGCCGCCGACTGCTGGCGAAGATGCTGGCCGAGTTCAGTTACGAGGAGCTCATCGCCCCCCGGAAAACCGAGGACGGGTATCTCCATCTCGGGTTATCGGACGGCATCGAATATCGGTTCGAGGCCGACGAACGGCTGTTCGACTGGTCGAGCGTCCATCCCGATTCCATCGAGCGCCGGGAATACGGCGACTGGGAACCGGCGACGGATCCGATCGAGTTCCTGCTCGACGCACGGAAGACCATCGGCGTCTCGGACATGACCGCCGGGCACCTGGTTCGGGAGTACCGCAACACGATGCTCGCCGACGCCCACATCGAGGGGAAAACCCGGGACGGTGAGCGGGACCTCACCGCACTCGACTACGCGGAACTCGAAGGGGAGATGACGGGGCATCCGTGGATAACCTACAACAAAGGGCGACTCGGCTTCGGCTACGAGGACTACCTCGACTACGCGCCGGAGCGGAAACAGCCCGTGACGCTCTCGTGGCTGGCGGTATCCCGCTCGCGGGCCACCTTCAGCGCCGTGACCGACCTCGACCACGAGTCGCTGGTTCGGGACGAACTCGGCGAGCGCTACGGAGAATTCCGCTCGAAACTGGAGTCCAAGGGGCTCGACCCGGACGACTACTACTTCCTGCCGGTTCACGAGTGGCAGTGGGAGGACAGCATCGTCCAACTGTTCGCGGACGAAATCGCGTCGAACGCCATCGTCCCGTTGGGTGACGGGCCGGACGAGTACCTGCCCCAGCAGTCGATTCGGACGTTCGTGAACATCGACGAACTGGAGCGCCATCACGTCAAACTGCCGCTCAAAATCCTCAACACGCTCGTCTACCGCGGACTGCCGGGCGAACGGACCGAGGTCGCGCCGATAGTGACGGAGTACGTCAAGGAAATCTACGAGGACGACGAGTACCTCCGCGAGGAGTGTGATCTGATCCTCCCCGGCGAGATCGCGGGGCTGAACTACGACCATCCCGACTTCTCGCGGCTCGATGGCTCCGCTTACCAGTACGACGAACTGCTCGGTTGCGTGTGGCGCGAGAGCATCTACACCTTCCTCGACGACGACGAACGGGCCATCACGCTGTCGGCGCTGATGCAGGTCGAGGACGGAACGCCGTACCTCGAATCGCTCGTCGAGACGTCCGACCTGTCGATGGAGGAGTGGCTGGACGAACTGTTCTCGACGGTGTTGCCGCCGCTGCTTCACTACCTCTATCGGTACGGAACGGTGTTCTCGCCGCACGGCCAGAACACGATGCTGGTGCTGAAGGAGGGCCGCCCACATCGACTCGCCGTGAAGGACTTCGTGGACGACGTGAACGTCAGCGACCAACCCTTGCCGGAACTCCAGTCGCTTCCGGAGGACCTCTCGGACGTCCTGCGAACCGAACCGCCGGAGGGACTGTGCCAGTTCATCTTCTCCGGCCTGTTCGTCTGCGTCTTCCGGTACGTCGCCGACGCGCTGGAGACGCATTCGGACTATTCGGAGGAACAGTTCTGGTTGGGCGTGCGTGATGCCATCGAGGCGTATCAAGCGCAGTTCCCCGAACTGCAGGAGCGATTCGAACTGTTCGACCTGTTCCAACCCGAGTTCACGAAGCTCTGTCTCAACCGAAACCGGTTGCTCGACTACGGCTACGAGGACGCCGACGGTCGCCCGCACGCGTCGGAACACGGGACGGTCCCCAACCCGCTTCACGAAGTGGCGGACGAATAACACGACCACGGACCGAATCGCGGTCGATTTTTACCCCTAGAGAAAAGGACAAGACCAATACTATATTTTACGTATATTGCTTCATTTTGCCTTAGTAGGCGTTCTAATGCCTCACCAGAGATAAAGAGATACAAATCTATTTTGATAGTAAACGAAAAGTTTTAAAAGAGTACTGTTATGATGGACATGCGTGTCCGGGACTCTCCGATATAGCACCGGGCAAACGAGAATTATGAAAGACATACTTCAAAAGCGACTCGACGACCGCGGTCAGGTCGGCATCGGGACGCTCATCGTGTTCATCGCGATGGTACTGGTCGCCGCGATTGCGGCGGGCGTGCTCATCAACACGGCGGGTTTCCTCCAATCGAAGTCTCAGCAGACAGGACAGGACAGCAGCGCACAGGTCTCCAATCGCGTCGATATTGTCAGCGTGTACGGTAACGTCTCCGACAACAGTCACGTCGACCTCGTCAATTTCACCGTCATGCGCGGGTCGGGTTCGGACGACATCAACCTCTCCCAGGCGACGATAGAGTGGATCGGCCCGGACAACGCGACGACGCTCGTCGGGAACAACTCCTCGATGGTCGGCAACAAAGTCGTCATCGCTCCGTCGAGCAACGAGTTCGCTATCAGTCCGATCAAGGACACCGATGAGTCGCGTCCCGTGCTCAACAGCCAGGACGACCGACTTCGACTGACGGTCCCCGCCGACCTACTCAGCGACGACGGCAACGGACTCTCGGAAGGGCAGACCGCACACGTGAAGATTACCACCCAGTACGGTGCGACCACGGTCTATCAGGTCTCCATCCCGCAGTCGCTCTCGCAGAAGAAAGCGGTCACAGTCTAAGACCCGCGAGACGAACCGACGTTTCTTTTCGGTCTACTCGACACTCCAGCGACGGCGATTCGCACGCCACGGTCCCCATCGACAGGAGTGTCAGCTATGCAACCACAACCGTTATATGCTGATCGATATAACGATGTTCCATTCATGGGAAGCCGACCGACGATAACGCGACGGCGATTGCTTCGCGGGGTTGGAACGACAGGCGCTCTCGCACTCGCCGGGTGTACTTCGAGTGACGACAGTGGCGATGGTGGGGGCGACGGGAGCACGAGTTCGGACGAAACCGATTCGACCGACGGGGGAACTTCGAGCGAGGAAACGACCTCCTCCGACCTGAAGGGTTTCTCCGGGACGATGACCATCTTCCACGCGGGAAGCCTCTCCGCGCCGTTCGACGCCGCCGAGAAGAAAGTCGAGTCGAACTACGACGTACAGGTCAATCAGGAGGCGAAGGGTTCGGTCGATTCCACGCGGAAGATCACCAACCTCGGCCGGGCGGCGGACGTGCTCGGCGTGGCCGACTACCGCCTCCTCCGGGACATGATGCTTCCGAAGCACGCGAAGTGGTACGCGGTGTTCGCGACCAACGCCATGACCATCGCCTACACCGACAAATCGACGGGGTCGGACGAAATCTCCGCCGACAACTGGTGGAAGATTCTCGGGCGTGACGACGTCACGTTCGGGCATTCCGACCCCGCCGCGGACCCGAACGGCTATCGCTCCGTGATGTCGATGAAGCTCGGCGCGATTCCGCTGGACGGCGAGAAACTGTTCGACGAGAGCACGTCGAAGAAACTCATCGACAAGTCCAAGGTCCCGTCGAGCACCGAAACGGACCTCCTCAGTCAACTGCACTCGGGCGACCTCGATTACGCGTGGGAGTATCAGTCCACGAGCGCGAGCCACGACGTGAAGACGGTGGACTTACAGCCCTCGGTGGACCTCTCGAAAGCCACGAAGAAGTACGCCGAACACTACGCGAAGGTGAGCGTGAAGACGGACAGCGCGACGTACACTGGAGCGCCCATCGCCTACGGGATGACGGTCCCGAGCAATGCGAAGAACACCGAGGCCGGGAACGCGTGGGTTGAATACATGATCACGGAGCCAGGAGGGAAGATACTGAAGGACAACGGCTTCAAACCGGTTTCCCCTGCGGTCGTCCCGAAGAGTCAGAAGGACGCGGTCCCCGAGACCATCATGAACGACGCGGAAGCCAAATCGGCACTCGGCCCGCTCAAGCTATAGCCGGACTCCGAACTACCGCCGAGACCCGACACGGACCAATAGAAAACCAATGAGCGATTCCAACTACGAGGACGGGCGATATCGAACGACTTCCACGGCGATGCTCGGTCGGGGGTCGGTCGTACTGACGGTGCTGACGGTCCAAGCACTCGCGTTCGCTCGCTCTACGTGCTCGGCCATCCGACGCTCTACATCGGCGTCGCGCTCGTGAGCGCCGCGCTGTTGGGGTGGCGGGCGAACCGTGGCTGGTTCGGCGTGGCCGCCGCGACGTTCGGCGTCGTCCTCCTGCTCGCGCTCGGCATGCCGTTCGCCATGTTTTTCGTCAATCAAGAACCGGACCTCCTCGTCGAGACGGCCACGTCGTCGGAAGTTCACACGATGTTGTACCTCACTATCTACGGCCCGCTCCTCGCCACGGTTGGGGCACTCGTCTTCGGCGTCCCGCTCGCCTCCCTCCTCGCCCGCGGCTTCACGGGACAGGCGATAGTGGAGAGTCTGGTCGATCTGCCGCTCGTCGTTCCCCACTCGGTCGCCGGAATCCTCATCCTGTTCGGCTTCGGAAAACACGGGCTGTTTCCGGGGATGTCGGTGTTGACCACGATGACCGGAATGGTACTGGCGCTGACGTTCGTGAGCGCACCCTACGCGGTCAACACCACCCGTGAGGCGTTCGAATCCATCGATTCGGGACTCGAATACGCCGCGCGAAGCCACGGCGCGACGCCGTTCGAGACGTTCCGCCGGATTCAGGTGCCGCTCGCGTCTCGCGGCATCGTCACGGGCGGCGTCCTCGCGTGGGCGCGCGGCGTCTCGGAGTTCGGCGCGATTGCCATCGTCGCCTACAGCGTGAACTTCTTTTACCCGTTCACCGGAAAGGAGACCGTCTCACAGCACGCGCCGGTGTACATCCTCGACACGTATCGATCCGCGGGATTGCAACACGCGAGCGCCGTCGCGTTCATCTTGCTGGTGATGAGCGCGGGCATCTTCCTCGTCGTTCGCCTGCTCACGGGAACGAAATCGGGAGGATTCCTGTGAGTTTCGACGTGGACATCGCGGCGACGTTCACCACGGAAGGAACCGATTCGTTCGACCTCGAAACAGAGTTCTCGGTCGAGACGGGCGAGACCCTCGTCGTCCTCGGCCCGAGCGGGAGCGGCAAGACGCTCCTGCTCGAAACGGTTGCTGGCTATCACGACCACGACGGTCACGTCGGGTTCGACGGCCACGACGTGACGGACGACCCGCCGGAAGAACGGGGCTTCGGCTTCGTGTTTCAGGATTACGCCCTCTTTCCGCACATGACCGCGCGGGAAAACGTGGCGTTCGGGGCGCGCTACCACCCGGAAGCACGCGACGCCGATACCGTCCTCGCCGACCTCGGCGTGGACCACCTCGCGGACCGTCGCCCGGAAACGCTCTCCGGCGGCGAGCGCCAGCGTGTGGCGCTGGCGCGTTCGCTGGCCATCCGTCCCGCCGCACTCCTACTGGACGAACCGCTTTCCGCGCTCGACGTGCCGACGCGCGAGGCGCTCCGCGACGACCTCCGGGACCTCGTCGCGGACATCACCGCGATTCACGTCACCCACAATCGGACGACCGCCCGGGCGCTCGCCGACCGAATCGCTGTCATGCGCGACGGTCGTATCGTTCAACTCGGCTCCGTGGAGGACGTGTTCCACCGCCCGGCGACGCCCTTCGTCGCGTGGTTCACCGGATCGAACTGTCTTCCCGTGTCGGCGCTACCGGACGGCACGATTTCCGGGTCGTCGGCGACTCACGTCGCGATTCGGCCGGAGTACGTCGAACTGGATGGCTCGAATCCGACGGCGATGGCGAGCGTCACCCGCATCACGCCGCGGGACGGAGACGATAGGGTAACGCTCACGCTCGGCGACGAGGAGGTGACGGCGTTCAGCAACGCGGCGCTGACGGTCGGCGAGTCGGTGCCCGTGACCCTCCCGACGGACCGTCTCTGGTCGATCGAGGGCGGAAAAGCGGTGGAACCGTCGTCGGCCGCGGTGCGGCGACCGACGATTAGCGGTTTCGGGTAAGAGACCGCTCACCCGAGAACGGCAGCCGCCCCGAGGAACCCGAATCCCATGAATCCGAAGACGAGGAGAGCGTATGCCTCGACCGCGGTGGCGTCCGGGTTTCCGGAGACGGCGAAGGCGACGAAGACTGCGAATGCGAGAAAGAACACACCGAAGGCGACGAGTGCGTAGCGAACCGCCGAATCAGGACGGTCGTACTCCGGTGAATCGGCTTCGACGGCCGC
Coding sequences within it:
- a CDS encoding GNAT family N-acetyltransferase — protein: MTGAAGLVASNYDYQTYDDDAEATVSFRQAEMERDLGRLHRWLNEPHVLPYWQWNDPLPEFRRKLADKLADDHQTLYVGHLDHVPMSYWESYWAADDDLAAHYDARPADQGIHLLIGVPEFLGHGYAKPLLRAMTAFQFRHDETDRVVTEPDVRNDKVISVFEACGFEPRRELSLEEKDGLLMVCERDRFESEVLGR
- a CDS encoding lysine N(6)-hydroxylase/L-ornithine N(5)-oxygenase family protein; translated protein: MTDSYDVVGVALGPFNLGLAALLDDTDCDALFLEQKPEFEWHGGMLIEDATLEVPFLADLVTLADPTSEYSYLNYLRETDRLYEFYFYETFQVPRREYDDYCKWVADALESTAFSRRVTDVRYDDADEVFHVTARDPKSGETVECEADDVVVGVGSVPHVPEELQGHPESDVFHTASYLDRRERCLDAEAITVVGSGQSAAEVFLDLLKRQPEAGYRLDWFTRSDGFFPMEYSKLGLQHFTPEYTEYFYDLPQERKDSILPEQDLLYKGIDPETSEEIYDLLYERSIGDSDPDVGMLAMTEVENIEEAGDGYLLTCEQRQTGERFAHGSDVVVLGTGYHRPQSPFLAGIEDRIARDAKGRLRVAENYEIEFDGAGRLFVQNPGLHSHGVGSPDLGLCCQRNAVIIESLLGEERYPTDEDTVFQDFSVERFCEKSPDSERLRDGKELGDDERSNDGDRSADERASDERTATTRED
- a CDS encoding IucA/IucC family siderophore biosynthesis protein; protein product: MQRTPIHDVDGTNGVENERFEDADEANGIEYEQLEDALSPEIWETVGRRLLAKMLAEFSYEELIAPRKTEDGYLHLGLSDGIEYRFEADERLFDWSSVHPDSIERREYGDWEPATDPIEFLLDARKTIGVSDMTAGHLVREYRNTMLADAHIEGKTRDGERDLTALDYAELEGEMTGHPWITYNKGRLGFGYEDYLDYAPERKQPVTLSWLAVSRSRATFSAVTDLDHESLVRDELGERYGEFRSKLESKGLDPDDYYFLPVHEWQWEDSIVQLFADEIASNAIVPLGDGPDEYLPQQSIRTFVNIDELERHHVKLPLKILNTLVYRGLPGERTEVAPIVTEYVKEIYEDDEYLREECDLILPGEIAGLNYDHPDFSRLDGSAYQYDELLGCVWRESIYTFLDDDERAITLSALMQVEDGTPYLESLVETSDLSMEEWLDELFSTVLPPLLHYLYRYGTVFSPHGQNTMLVLKEGRPHRLAVKDFVDDVNVSDQPLPELQSLPEDLSDVLRTEPPEGLCQFIFSGLFVCVFRYVADALETHSDYSEEQFWLGVRDAIEAYQAQFPELQERFELFDLFQPEFTKLCLNRNRLLDYGYEDADGRPHASEHGTVPNPLHEVADE
- a CDS encoding archaellin/type IV pilin N-terminal domain-containing protein, which translates into the protein MKDILQKRLDDRGQVGIGTLIVFIAMVLVAAIAAGVLINTAGFLQSKSQQTGQDSSAQVSNRVDIVSVYGNVSDNSHVDLVNFTVMRGSGSDDINLSQATIEWIGPDNATTLVGNNSSMVGNKVVIAPSSNEFAISPIKDTDESRPVLNSQDDRLRLTVPADLLSDDGNGLSEGQTAHVKITTQYGATTVYQVSIPQSLSQKKAVTV
- the wtpA gene encoding tungstate ABC transporter substrate-binding protein WtpA, with amino-acid sequence MGSRPTITRRRLLRGVGTTGALALAGCTSSDDSGDGGGDGSTSSDETDSTDGGTSSEETTSSDLKGFSGTMTIFHAGSLSAPFDAAEKKVESNYDVQVNQEAKGSVDSTRKITNLGRAADVLGVADYRLLRDMMLPKHAKWYAVFATNAMTIAYTDKSTGSDEISADNWWKILGRDDVTFGHSDPAADPNGYRSVMSMKLGAIPLDGEKLFDESTSKKLIDKSKVPSSTETDLLSQLHSGDLDYAWEYQSTSASHDVKTVDLQPSVDLSKATKKYAEHYAKVSVKTDSATYTGAPIAYGMTVPSNAKNTEAGNAWVEYMITEPGGKILKDNGFKPVSPAVVPKSQKDAVPETIMNDAEAKSALGPLKL
- a CDS encoding ABC transporter permease; translated protein: MLGHPTLYIGVALVSAALLGWRANRGWFGVAAATFGVVLLLALGMPFAMFFVNQEPDLLVETATSSEVHTMLYLTIYGPLLATVGALVFGVPLASLLARGFTGQAIVESLVDLPLVVPHSVAGILILFGFGKHGLFPGMSVLTTMTGMVLALTFVSAPYAVNTTREAFESIDSGLEYAARSHGATPFETFRRIQVPLASRGIVTGGVLAWARGVSEFGAIAIVAYSVNFFYPFTGKETVSQHAPVYILDTYRSAGLQHASAVAFILLVMSAGIFLVVRLLTGTKSGGFL
- a CDS encoding ABC transporter ATP-binding protein; translation: MSFDVDIAATFTTEGTDSFDLETEFSVETGETLVVLGPSGSGKTLLLETVAGYHDHDGHVGFDGHDVTDDPPEERGFGFVFQDYALFPHMTARENVAFGARYHPEARDADTVLADLGVDHLADRRPETLSGGERQRVALARSLAIRPAALLLDEPLSALDVPTREALRDDLRDLVADITAIHVTHNRTTARALADRIAVMRDGRIVQLGSVEDVFHRPATPFVAWFTGSNCLPVSALPDGTISGSSATHVAIRPEYVELDGSNPTAMASVTRITPRDGDDRVTLTLGDEEVTAFSNAALTVGESVPVTLPTDRLWSIEGGKAVEPSSAAVRRPTISGFG